GCTTTGCGGCAATGCACCGATTCTGATCTGCGATGCGTCCAAGAACGAAGAGGTAGATAATACTTTCAGGGAACTCAAGGAGACCATGGGTTCTGTCGATTTTATTGTGCATTCGATCGGCATGTCCCAGAATATTCGCAAACAGGTGCCCTACGAGGAACTGAACTACGAGTGGTTCATGCGGACGCTCGATGTTTCCGGCATTTCGTTCCACCGGCTCGTGGCCTATGCGCTGAAGAACGAGGCGCTCAATGACGGCGCAAGCATTGTCGCGCTTTCATACATCGCGTCGCAGCGCAACTACTGGACCTATTCGGACATGGGCGACGCTAAGTCGCTGCTCGAATCGATTGCACGCAGCTTCGGCCCGAGACTGGCACCCCGTGGCATCCGGATCAACACGATTTCACAGAGCCCGACCTACACGAAAGCCGGCAGCGGTATTCCCGGTTTCGAGAAGATGTATGATTACAGTGAACTGATGTCGCCGCTCGGTAACGCGAGTGCTGAAGAGTGCGCCGAGTACACCATGACGATCCTGAGCGATCTGACGCGCAAGGTGACCATGCAGAACCTTTTCCATGATGGCGGTTACAGCTCGATGGGTGCAACCATTCCTATGATCAAGCTTGCTCATGAGGCTCTTCATGACAAGGAGCTTGCCGAAAGAGTTGGACTCGAAGGCCGTCATTCATCAAGGTAAGCATTGATGGAGCGCCGGCTTCCGCTGGCCTCCCGTTTTCCTTCATCACTTCCATACCCATTCGTCTTTGGCCTTGCTGACCAGGGCTAGAAGGTAGGTAGGGTTCACCTTTTTTGCGGTCGAACTGCCATTTAAGGAGGTGATTGTTATTTTAGGCACGATACGTGCATTGACAGTATGTCAGTCAATTCCGGTGTGTTTTCGGGAGCATACAATGGCAGTTTTTTTCTGACCGGGGGTAATGCGACTCCTGATCGGTGTGTAAGGTTTTCTTTTTCCCAGAAGTCATTTATAACCATAATACCTTCAATAGCAACGATATGGCAAGCAAATCAACCATCATTTACACCAAGACCGACGAGGCTCCGGCTTTGGCGACCTACTCGCTGCTTCCGATCATCCAGGCCTTCACCCGCGGCACCGGCGTTGATGTCGAGATGAGGGACATCTCCCTTGCCGGCAGGATCATTGCCAACTTCCCGGAGAATCTTACCGAGGCCCAGAGGATTCCCGACTACCTTAGCCAGCTCGGTGAACTCGTGCTCGCGCCTGAGGCCAACATCATCAAGCTTCCGAATATCAGCGCTTCGATTCCCCAGCTGAAAGCCGCCATCAAGGAGCTTCAGGAGCACGGCTACAACGTGCCTGACTATCCCGAAGCCCCGTCGAATGACGAAGAAAAAGCGATTCAGGCCCGTTATGCCAAGGTGCTTGGCAGCGCCGTGAACCCGGTGCTTCGCGAGGGTAACTCCGACCGCCGTGCTCCGCTCTCCGTCAAAGCCTACGCCAAGAAGCATCCACACCGCATGGCTGCATGGAGCGTCAATTCGAAAGCGCACGTTTCGTATATGACCGATGGCGACTTCTACGGCAGCGAGCAGTCCGTAACCGTGCCTGCCGCCACCACCGTTCGTATCGAATATGTTAACGGCGCCAACGAGGTGACCGTGCTGAAAGAGAAAACCGCACTGCTCGCCGGTGAAGTGATCGACACGTCAGTTATGAACGTGCGCAAGCTCCGCGAGTTCTACGCCGAGCAGATCGAGGATGCCAAATCGCAGGGCGTGCTTTTTTCGCTGCACCTGAAGGCTACCATGATGAAGATTTCCGATCCGGTCATGTTCGGCCACGCCGTGTCGGTCTTTTACAAGGATGTGTTTGACAAGCATGGCGCATTGCTCGCCGAGCTTGGCGTGAACGTCAACAACGGCCTCGGCGATCTCTACGCCAAAATCCAGACCCTACCGGAAGACAAACGTGCCGAGATCGAGGCTGACATCATGGCGGTCTACAAGACCCGTCCCGAGCTGGCGATGGTCGATTCCGACAAGGGCATCACCAACCTGCACGTGCCAAACGACATCATCATCGATGCTTCCATGCCGGTCGTTGTGCGCGACGGTGGCAAGATGTGGGGCCCCGACGGTCAGCTTCACGACTGCAAAGCTGTGATTCCGGATCGCTGCTACGCTACCATGTACGGCGAAATCGTGGACGACTGCCGCAAGAACGGCGCGTTCGATCCTTCCACTATCGGCAGCGTGCCGAACGTGGGCTTGATGGCGCAGAAGGCTGAAGAGTACGGTTCGCACGACAAGACCTTCATCGCGCCTGGTGACGGCGTGATCCGCGTGGTCGATGCCGATGGTTCAGTGCTCATGTCGCAGAAGGTCGAGACCGGCGACATCTTTAGGATGTGCCAGACCAAGGATGCTCCGATTCGCGACTGGGTGAAGCTGGCTGTCCGCCGCGCCAAAGCTACCGGTGCTCCGGCAGTCTTCTGGCTCGACAGCAACCGCGCTCATGATGCGCAGATCATCGCCAAGGTGAACGAGTATCTCAAAGACCTCGACACCGACGGCGTCGAGATCAAGATCATGCCTCCGGTCGAAGCCATGCGCTTCACCCTCGGCCGTTTCCGTGCCGGACAGGACACCATTTCGGTGACTGGCAACGTGCTTCGTGACTACCTGACCGACCTGTTCCCGATCATCGAGCTCGGCACCAGCTCCAAGATGCTTTCGATTGTTCCGCTGCTCAACGGTGGTGGCCTGTTTGAAACCGGTGCAGGCGGTTCGGCTCCCAAGCATGTGCAGCAGTTCCAGAAAGAGGGCTACCTCCGCTGGGATTCGCTCGGCGAGTTCTTGGCTCTGACCGCATCGCTGGAGCACCTCGCGCAGACCTTCGGCAACCCGAAAGCGCAGGTGCTGGCCGACACGCTCGACCAGGCGATCGGCAAGTTCCTCGAAAACCAGAAGTCGCCCGCCCGCAAAGTCGGCCAGATCGACAACCGCGGCAGCCACTTCTATCTCGCCCTCTACTGGGCCGAAGCGCTGGCCAGTCAGGACGCCGACGCCGAAATGAAGGCTCGCTTCGCCGGTGTCGCACAGGCGCTCGCCGAGAAAGAGGAGCTCATCAACGCCGAGCTGATCGCCGCGCAGGGTAGCCCGGTCGATATCGGTGGCTACTACCAGCCCGATGACGAGAAGACCACTCGCGCCATGCGCCCGAGCGGCACGCTCAACGCGATCATCAACGCCATGTGATTTCTGTCGCAAGGCAGCACATCGTAAACGAAGAAGCCCGGTTTATCGCCGGGCTTCGTCATTTCCGGGAGTTATCGTCTGGTGTTGCCCACGCATAGATGAACCCTCCGCCGGCCAGCTTTTGCACCACCTCGTCGATGTCGTTTTCCGAGACGACAAAGCAGCCGTTGCTTCTGCCGATCATCGGGCCATAGCCGGTCACGACGTTCAGCAGAATGAACGGAATCGAGACGTATCCGGCTTTGTGCAGCACGATGTCGCGCTTGGCGGCGTTGCCGTTGCGGAGCGAATCGAGGCCGTCGAGCCGGAGCGCGAGGCCGTGGTCGCCGAGGTATCGCTCGCCGACGCGGAACAGGCCGAGGCTGCTCATGTTCGACTCCGGCACGTCGGAGAAGCGCCGGGCGTACAGCTCGCCGGAATTCTTGCCGTGAGCGACCCGATAGAACGACTGCCGACCGGTTTTCAGGTCGATGATCGCCATGCGCTTTACGTACGAAGGTTGGCTGTAGTCGATGACGGCAAGCGCTCGGGGTGGCGCTTCGGGATGCGCAGCGAGATAGTCCGCCAGTGCGATCTTCGCGCCGTTGACCGCTTCTTCGCTGACTTTGCCGGAGTCGAAGCGCAAGCCCGCAGCGGCGACTGTCAGCAGCATGATACTGCCGAGGAGGAGGGTGAGGGCGACTTTGAGCGCGGTGCTGTGCATTGGCTCAGGGCAAAAGCATGGTTATTGCCTCAAGAGCACCACCAACAGTATCGTCGAGTGGGTATTGTTTCGATGGCCTCAACAGGTTCAGGTAGGCGATTAGATTCAACTTGTTGTTTTGATCGAACTCAAAAACTTTGTAGCAGAACCCGTTTGTGGATACAATTTTTTTACAATTCTTGCAGCACTCGGCGTATCCTTCAACTTGCTTATCGGCGAAATCAAGTCCAGACGAAAATGTTTTCGTTTCAATGATCATGATGCAATCGTCATCAGTAGTATTCTTATCGTGATTTTTGGAAAAACAGGCGATATCGATTGTTCCTCGTTTGCATCCATACTCTATTTTTAACTGCTGTTCACGCCAGCCAAGTGCAAGAAGTAGCGGAATTACAAGGAATGTTCTCGTTTCGTGTTCAAGAATTTTTTTACCCCATGATCCCGGTAATATTCTGCCATCAGTCTGATGCGAACAAGCGTGTTTGCCAGGTTTACAGCGTTGAAAGGGCTTAGCGAAGTTTTGATGAGATGCTTGAGGATTTCGAATCATCGATTTTGCTCAGTCGGGGTGCATTGGCGACAGGCACTGTGCTGGGCGTGTTTTTGATCAGATTGTCGGCCAGCATGATTACAGTTGAACTGGTCACTTGACTTACGGTACGACGATCGAGTTTTATAAGTATATCAGAATAATCCCTGCCATCTGCTCCAGATGCTATTTGCCGGTAGTTTGCCATGAGATGATGGTCTTGTTTTAGGTATTACCGACTCTTTTATCGCAGCTGAGCTTTGGTTTGGCTGATTTGGTGATGCGTATTTTTACTTCATTTCTCAATGTAATGAGGGCGAATTTGTTCTACAAAGCTTGTTTACCGGTGGTCAGCCTGACGGTCGTCGATGAATTGTATCTGTGTCTTTCAGAATACGCCTCTGTTTGCGTACCTTTGCAGATTCAACTTTTACCCGCCCGTAACTTTTTTCAGCCTTTATCATGTCAGCAAAAACCGCCAATATTCTCTTCATCGGCGACGTCGTCGGCAATCCCGGTCTGCAGATCGTTAGCCGGATGCTCAAAGGATTTATCTCTAAATATGGGGTCGATTTTGTTATTTGCAACGGCGAGAACGCTCACAACGGCAAAGGCATGAGCCTCGAAGCGCTGAACCTGATGCTCGAAGCGGGCGTCGATGTGGTGACCGGAGGCAATCACACCTGGAACAACTTCAATTTCTTCGAGACGCTCAAAACGCACGAGCGGGTGCTCCGCCCGCAGAACTACCCGAAGGGCACCTACGGCAAGGGTTACGGAGTGTACAAACTTCCTCGCGGGCTGGGCAACATCACCGTGCTGAATCTGCAAGGGCGCACCTTCATGTCTCCTATCGACTGCCCGTTTCGCACGGCGGACTGGGTCATCAAGCAGACCAAAGAGCAGTCATCGCTCCTCGTGGTCGATTTTCACGCAGAGGCGACTGCCGAAAAAATTTCGCTCGCCTGGTACCTCGATGGCCGGGCATCGGCGGTGATCGGCACCCATACCCACGTGCAGACCGCCGACGAGCGCATTTTCCCCAAAGGCACGGCCTACCTGACCGACGTCGGCATGACCGGCCCGTACCAGTCGGTGATCGGAATGCAGGTCAAGTCAGCGGTTGACCGGATGCTCTACCAGACTCCCCACAAATACGAATGTGCCACCGATGATGTGCATTTTTCCGCCGTGCTACTCACGCTCGATACGGAGACGGGGAAGGCTGTAGGGATCAAAAGGATTTTCTATCCAGAGTTTGAATCGGTTGCGACGCAGGGTTGAGCGGGAGTAATCAAGTCAGAATGAGGTTGCCCTGATTATCGAGATTGAAAAACAAAAACCCCAGCCATTTAGTTGGGGTTTTTGTTGTCAGCAAAGTTGAATAAAAATCATCGCTTCCCTTGTTCGAACTCTTCGGCGATGAGGACGTCGTTTTTG
The nucleotide sequence above comes from Chlorobaculum tepidum TLS. Encoded proteins:
- a CDS encoding murein L,D-transpeptidase catalytic domain family protein produces the protein MHSTALKVALTLLLGSIMLLTVAAAGLRFDSGKVSEEAVNGAKIALADYLAAHPEAPPRALAVIDYSQPSYVKRMAIIDLKTGRQSFYRVAHGKNSGELYARRFSDVPESNMSSLGLFRVGERYLGDHGLALRLDGLDSLRNGNAAKRDIVLHKAGYVSIPFILLNVVTGYGPMIGRSNGCFVVSENDIDEVVQKLAGGGFIYAWATPDDNSRK
- a CDS encoding enoyl-ACP reductase; the encoded protein is MPEKAHYGLLKGKKGIVFGPLDESSIGWQIALHAYREGAQVALSNVATAIRFGKLQELSELCGNAPILICDASKNEEVDNTFRELKETMGSVDFIVHSIGMSQNIRKQVPYEELNYEWFMRTLDVSGISFHRLVAYALKNEALNDGASIVALSYIASQRNYWTYSDMGDAKSLLESIARSFGPRLAPRGIRINTISQSPTYTKAGSGIPGFEKMYDYSELMSPLGNASAEECAEYTMTILSDLTRKVTMQNLFHDGGYSSMGATIPMIKLAHEALHDKELAERVGLEGRHSSR
- a CDS encoding NADP-dependent isocitrate dehydrogenase → MASKSTIIYTKTDEAPALATYSLLPIIQAFTRGTGVDVEMRDISLAGRIIANFPENLTEAQRIPDYLSQLGELVLAPEANIIKLPNISASIPQLKAAIKELQEHGYNVPDYPEAPSNDEEKAIQARYAKVLGSAVNPVLREGNSDRRAPLSVKAYAKKHPHRMAAWSVNSKAHVSYMTDGDFYGSEQSVTVPAATTVRIEYVNGANEVTVLKEKTALLAGEVIDTSVMNVRKLREFYAEQIEDAKSQGVLFSLHLKATMMKISDPVMFGHAVSVFYKDVFDKHGALLAELGVNVNNGLGDLYAKIQTLPEDKRAEIEADIMAVYKTRPELAMVDSDKGITNLHVPNDIIIDASMPVVVRDGGKMWGPDGQLHDCKAVIPDRCYATMYGEIVDDCRKNGAFDPSTIGSVPNVGLMAQKAEEYGSHDKTFIAPGDGVIRVVDADGSVLMSQKVETGDIFRMCQTKDAPIRDWVKLAVRRAKATGAPAVFWLDSNRAHDAQIIAKVNEYLKDLDTDGVEIKIMPPVEAMRFTLGRFRAGQDTISVTGNVLRDYLTDLFPIIELGTSSKMLSIVPLLNGGGLFETGAGGSAPKHVQQFQKEGYLRWDSLGEFLALTASLEHLAQTFGNPKAQVLADTLDQAIGKFLENQKSPARKVGQIDNRGSHFYLALYWAEALASQDADAEMKARFAGVAQALAEKEELINAELIAAQGSPVDIGGYYQPDDEKTTRAMRPSGTLNAIINAM
- a CDS encoding TIGR00282 family metallophosphoesterase, which produces MSAKTANILFIGDVVGNPGLQIVSRMLKGFISKYGVDFVICNGENAHNGKGMSLEALNLMLEAGVDVVTGGNHTWNNFNFFETLKTHERVLRPQNYPKGTYGKGYGVYKLPRGLGNITVLNLQGRTFMSPIDCPFRTADWVIKQTKEQSSLLVVDFHAEATAEKISLAWYLDGRASAVIGTHTHVQTADERIFPKGTAYLTDVGMTGPYQSVIGMQVKSAVDRMLYQTPHKYECATDDVHFSAVLLTLDTETGKAVGIKRIFYPEFESVATQG
- a CDS encoding type I restriction enzyme HsdR N-terminal domain-containing protein; the encoded protein is MIRNPQASHQNFAKPFQRCKPGKHACSHQTDGRILPGSWGKKILEHETRTFLVIPLLLALGWREQQLKIEYGCKRGTIDIACFSKNHDKNTTDDDCIMIIETKTFSSGLDFADKQVEGYAECCKNCKKIVSTNGFCYKVFEFDQNNKLNLIAYLNLLRPSKQYPLDDTVGGALEAITMLLP